One window of the Thermogemmatispora onikobensis genome contains the following:
- the xylB gene encoding xylulokinase, which translates to MEALLGIDLGTTGVKAAIFAAADGRPLASAFVDYPLFHPRPGWAEQNPADWWQATLKAIRLCLEQGAKAGVQPAEVRGVGLSGQMHGIVLLDEAAQVIRPCIIWADQRSEPQCRWMTERVGETRLIELVSNPALPGFSAPKLLWVREQEPELFARVRAVLLPKDYIRYRLTGVMAMEISDAAGTCLLNVAEGDWSREVLEALGLDPALLPPVVPADGVAGTITEEVAALTGLPAGTPVAGGGADNACGAVGNGVVRSGLALVSIGTSGVVLAHAEAPHVDRSGPIPRIHTFNHAVPRAWYLMGVTQGAGLSLRWVRDYLGLPERALERWTGLDAYELLAREAEGAPPGCEGLLFLPYLQGERTPHLDAYARGGWIGLTAAHDRRHLIRSVLEGVAFSLKDCFTIITAQGLRLEQVRATGGGARSPLWRQIIADVLGVELAVTNASEGPAFGAALLAGVAAGIYPSVEAACEATVRVTESTAPQSELVTLYARFYEQYRALYPALRTVFQALAGLS; encoded by the coding sequence ATGGAAGCGCTACTTGGTATTGATCTAGGGACCACTGGCGTGAAAGCGGCCATCTTTGCGGCGGCCGATGGCCGTCCTCTGGCCTCGGCTTTTGTGGACTATCCGCTCTTTCATCCACGTCCTGGCTGGGCCGAGCAGAATCCGGCTGACTGGTGGCAAGCGACGCTGAAGGCGATTCGCCTCTGTCTGGAGCAAGGGGCCAAGGCTGGGGTGCAGCCTGCAGAGGTACGAGGCGTTGGTCTCTCGGGCCAGATGCACGGCATCGTACTCCTGGATGAGGCAGCCCAGGTGATTCGCCCTTGCATCATCTGGGCGGATCAGCGCAGCGAGCCGCAATGTCGCTGGATGACCGAGCGTGTAGGGGAGACGCGACTGATCGAGCTGGTCTCCAATCCGGCCCTGCCGGGCTTCTCGGCGCCCAAGCTTCTCTGGGTGCGTGAGCAGGAGCCAGAGCTGTTTGCGCGCGTCCGTGCTGTCCTGTTACCCAAGGACTATATCCGTTATCGCCTGACTGGGGTGATGGCGATGGAGATCTCCGATGCTGCTGGGACCTGTTTGCTGAATGTGGCTGAGGGAGACTGGTCTCGTGAAGTATTGGAGGCTCTTGGGCTAGACCCTGCTCTGCTACCGCCGGTAGTGCCAGCGGATGGCGTCGCTGGTACGATCACAGAGGAAGTGGCTGCTCTCACGGGGCTGCCCGCTGGTACGCCAGTTGCCGGTGGGGGAGCTGATAACGCCTGTGGAGCGGTCGGTAACGGCGTGGTGCGCTCTGGCCTGGCCCTGGTTTCGATCGGCACCAGTGGGGTTGTGCTGGCTCATGCTGAGGCTCCGCATGTCGATCGCTCGGGTCCGATACCTCGCATTCACACTTTTAATCATGCCGTGCCGCGAGCCTGGTATCTAATGGGGGTCACCCAGGGGGCGGGCCTCTCGTTGCGCTGGGTACGCGACTATCTGGGGCTGCCTGAGCGCGCCCTGGAACGTTGGACCGGTTTGGATGCCTATGAGCTGCTCGCGCGTGAAGCGGAGGGTGCGCCACCGGGCTGCGAGGGACTACTTTTCCTGCCCTATCTACAAGGGGAACGCACGCCACATCTGGATGCCTACGCCCGTGGTGGTTGGATCGGCCTGACTGCTGCCCATGATCGCCGCCATCTCATTCGGTCCGTACTGGAGGGAGTGGCCTTTAGTCTCAAGGACTGCTTCACCATTATTACTGCTCAAGGTTTGCGGCTAGAGCAGGTGCGGGCCACAGGAGGTGGCGCCAGGAGTCCTCTCTGGCGGCAAATTATTGCCGATGTCTTGGGCGTGGAGCTGGCTGTAACCAATGCCAGCGAGGGACCAGCCTTCGGAGCGGCATTGCTGGCGGGTGTGGCGGCAGGTATCTATCCCTCGGTCGAGGCTGCCTGTGAGGCCACGGTCAGAGTGACCGAAAGCACGGCGCCCCAGTCTGAGCTGGTCACGCTCTACGCTCGCTTCTATGAGCAATATCGCGCTCTCTATCCTGCACTCAGGACCGTCTTCCAGGCCCTGGCTGGCCTGAGTTAG
- a CDS encoding sugar phosphate isomerase/epimerase family protein — translation MEQQAVKNSVGIWAFGPNVTRFVPPGYHPEVAHEDMVTRTKRVVDGLADLVDGLEYHYPGEINEDTVEAIKAALGPMDIYCIAAGLHTDPTYKLGAFINPDPALRRRGIETLKRGVDLAAALGANFIIWPGAEGYNYNFQRDYARTWDLFIEGVGEVVAHAASKGVKVFLEHKNSEPAMNILMRNIAACLYTIERIGRLGVDTSRLLVNMDWQHLIMNGENLAEYAALLHAEGRLGHQHANSGWGTFDDDNMVGASFFMQTLELAMTLQDVGYGQHGERIGYDLYPYTEDQIAAVRRSVLHWAFIDDLARKIDRQALAEARARADAVEGYRIVYETLGLDQTYVDRIIQQRKRR, via the coding sequence GTGGAACAACAAGCCGTCAAAAACAGCGTTGGGATTTGGGCCTTTGGCCCCAACGTCACACGCTTTGTCCCCCCTGGCTACCACCCCGAGGTGGCTCATGAGGACATGGTCACGCGCACGAAGCGCGTGGTTGATGGACTGGCCGATCTGGTTGATGGCCTCGAGTACCATTATCCAGGCGAGATCAACGAGGATACCGTCGAGGCCATTAAGGCCGCTTTAGGCCCAATGGATATCTATTGCATTGCCGCCGGCCTTCACACCGACCCCACCTATAAGCTCGGTGCCTTCATTAACCCTGATCCCGCTCTACGTCGTCGTGGTATCGAGACCCTCAAGCGTGGTGTCGATCTGGCCGCCGCTCTGGGGGCCAATTTCATTATCTGGCCAGGGGCCGAGGGCTATAACTATAACTTCCAGCGCGACTACGCCCGCACCTGGGACCTCTTTATCGAAGGCGTTGGCGAGGTTGTCGCTCATGCCGCTTCCAAGGGCGTCAAAGTCTTCTTGGAGCATAAGAATAGTGAACCAGCTATGAATATCCTGATGCGCAATATCGCTGCCTGCCTCTATACTATCGAGCGCATCGGGCGTTTGGGCGTCGATACTTCGCGGTTGCTGGTCAATATGGATTGGCAGCACCTGATCATGAATGGGGAAAACCTCGCGGAGTACGCTGCCCTCTTACATGCTGAGGGGCGCCTGGGTCATCAGCATGCCAACTCTGGCTGGGGCACCTTTGACGACGATAACATGGTCGGCGCTTCCTTCTTTATGCAGACTCTGGAACTCGCTATGACCCTGCAGGATGTGGGCTATGGCCAGCATGGCGAGCGCATCGGCTACGATCTCTATCCCTATACCGAAGACCAGATTGCGGCGGTGCGTCGCTCGGTCCTGCACTGGGCCTTTATCGATGACCTGGCGCGCAAAATCGATCGTCAGGCTCTCGCCGAGGCGCGGGCGCGGGCCGACGCTGTTGAGGGCTATCGCATCGTCTACGAGACGCTGGGTCTTGACCAGACCTATGTCGATCGCATCATTCAGCAGCGTAAGAGACGCTAA
- a CDS encoding branched-chain amino acid ABC transporter substrate-binding protein: MKRNWLRFMALTMGIPLLVAMLVACGAGTTTTGTGTSTSQGSTIIKVATDFPVSGSDAGIGKSTENGAHLAVDEANANHVIPGYTLQFDPQDDVGASGVHDPTKGANNMKALVGDALVAGVVGPLNSNVAQAEMPIANQGPLAMISPANTNPCLTKEGADVGCTGANDLVPKLRPTGKVTYFRVAATDDHQGPAMADYLYNTLHLRTAYVIDDTETYGAGLAKYFVQEWTKLGGTVVDGKSHSVKSTTSYLNLLTAAAASKPDVIYFGGNYSTGGQLIQQQMMTIPTLKDSVFAGGDGLTGSSDFYKQIVTSGGKAYMTVAAPDVSKIPAAQTFIKNYTAKYGDVGPYSAAAYDSMNILIQAIKVALTKTHTPKDSSDAAQAQVFRQAVIDALKTITYNGVTGKISFDQNGDTTNKIFTVYQVANVNGKPDLEAKEVVTVQ; this comes from the coding sequence ATGAAGAGAAACTGGCTACGCTTCATGGCTCTGACGATGGGCATACCCTTGCTTGTAGCAATGCTGGTAGCCTGCGGAGCCGGCACAACGACAACAGGCACGGGCACCAGCACGTCGCAGGGGTCCACCATCATCAAGGTGGCCACTGATTTTCCGGTCAGCGGCTCGGATGCTGGCATTGGCAAATCGACCGAGAACGGAGCGCACCTGGCCGTTGATGAGGCCAATGCTAACCATGTGATCCCCGGCTATACACTGCAGTTCGATCCCCAGGATGATGTTGGTGCCTCGGGCGTCCACGATCCGACGAAAGGAGCCAATAACATGAAGGCTCTGGTCGGCGATGCCCTGGTGGCGGGCGTGGTCGGCCCACTCAACAGTAACGTGGCGCAGGCGGAGATGCCGATCGCTAATCAGGGTCCGCTGGCAATGATCAGCCCGGCGAATACCAACCCCTGTCTGACCAAGGAAGGGGCCGATGTGGGCTGCACCGGAGCGAATGATCTGGTTCCCAAGCTGCGCCCCACAGGCAAGGTGACTTACTTCCGCGTCGCAGCCACCGACGACCATCAGGGACCCGCTATGGCGGACTACCTGTATAATACGCTGCATCTGCGCACGGCCTACGTCATCGATGATACCGAGACCTACGGCGCCGGCCTCGCCAAATACTTTGTCCAGGAGTGGACTAAGCTGGGTGGCACGGTGGTCGATGGCAAGAGCCACAGCGTCAAGAGCACTACTTCTTATTTGAACCTGCTGACGGCAGCAGCAGCCTCCAAGCCCGATGTGATCTACTTCGGCGGCAACTACTCCACCGGAGGGCAGTTGATCCAGCAGCAGATGATGACTATCCCCACGCTGAAGGACTCAGTCTTCGCGGGCGGCGATGGTCTGACTGGCAGCTCGGATTTCTATAAGCAGATCGTCACTTCGGGTGGCAAGGCCTATATGACGGTGGCTGCGCCAGATGTCTCGAAGATCCCTGCTGCGCAGACCTTCATTAAGAACTATACGGCGAAGTACGGCGATGTGGGACCCTATAGCGCCGCCGCTTACGATTCCATGAATATCCTGATTCAGGCTATCAAGGTGGCTCTGACGAAGACCCATACGCCGAAAGACTCAAGCGATGCAGCTCAGGCTCAGGTCTTCCGCCAGGCGGTCATCGACGCGCTGAAGACGATCACCTATAACGGTGTCACCGGCAAGATTTCCTTCGACCAGAACGGCGATACGACCAACAAGATCTTCACTGTCTATCAGGTCGCCAATGTGAATGGCAAGCCAGACCTGGAGGCGAAGGAAGTCGTTACCGTCCAGTAA
- a CDS encoding branched-chain amino acid ABC transporter permease, whose translation MTLFLQLLVEGLVIGSIYSLVALGYTMVYGIIELINFAHGDIFMMGTLVSLFMVINVFHLSDVSKMPLGSMLLMLVVTCLVSIAICALLGVLIERVAYRPLRNAPRLAPLISAIGVSLALEDIAKAIIGPNPIGVPYLVPLVHYSIGSVDITNTDLIVLIVALILMVGLQWLVTSTRIGRAMRAVAQDREAAALMGVNVDRVIAITFFIGAGIAGAGGFVYLLSTNNTVFNIGFELGLFAFTAAVLGGIGNLVGAMLGGLVIGLIRALVTYIPDRDLPFGLPHGGVAWQDAVVFAILILILVFRPTGLLGQQLAEKV comes from the coding sequence ATGACCCTGTTTTTACAGCTGCTCGTCGAAGGGCTTGTCATCGGGTCGATCTATTCGCTGGTCGCCCTGGGCTATACGATGGTCTACGGGATCATCGAATTGATCAACTTCGCTCATGGCGATATTTTCATGATGGGCACACTGGTCAGCCTGTTCATGGTGATAAATGTCTTTCACCTGTCCGATGTCTCCAAGATGCCTCTGGGCAGCATGCTGCTCATGCTGGTCGTAACGTGCCTGGTTTCGATCGCAATCTGCGCTCTGCTCGGTGTGCTCATTGAGCGTGTCGCCTACCGTCCGTTGCGCAACGCTCCCCGCCTGGCACCGCTGATCTCAGCCATCGGCGTCTCGCTGGCACTGGAAGACATTGCGAAGGCCATCATTGGACCGAATCCGATTGGGGTGCCATACCTGGTCCCTCTGGTCCACTATAGCATCGGCTCGGTCGACATCACCAACACAGATCTCATTGTGCTGATCGTGGCCCTGATCCTGATGGTCGGCCTGCAGTGGCTGGTCACCAGTACCCGCATCGGGCGCGCTATGCGCGCTGTGGCTCAAGACCGCGAGGCCGCGGCTTTGATGGGAGTCAATGTGGACCGCGTGATCGCGATCACGTTCTTTATCGGCGCTGGTATCGCAGGGGCAGGGGGCTTTGTGTACCTGCTCTCGACTAACAATACAGTCTTCAACATTGGTTTCGAGCTGGGGCTCTTCGCCTTTACTGCCGCTGTGCTGGGAGGCATCGGGAATCTGGTTGGTGCTATGCTCGGCGGTCTCGTGATTGGCTTGATCCGCGCCCTGGTGACCTACATTCCCGATCGCGATCTTCCCTTCGGTCTACCGCACGGCGGCGTTGCCTGGCAGGATGCCGTAGTCTTCGCTATCCTGATCTTGATCCTGGTCTTCCGTCCCACAGGCCTCCTCGGGCAGCAATTGGCAGAGAAGGTCTAG